The following proteins are encoded in a genomic region of Porphyrobacter sp. CACIAM 03H1:
- the ccoO gene encoding cytochrome-c oxidase, cbb3-type subunit II: protein MSKNAAHSDVFESHKKLEKNVTLLAAATLAVVAVGGIVEIAPLFWIDNTIEKVEGMRPYTPLEQAGRDIYIREGCYTCHSQMIRPFRDEVERYGHYSLAAESMYDHPFQWGSKRTGPDLARVGGRYSDEWHVQHLKAPRSVVPESIMPSYAFLAETELKVADPAANLKALRGVGVPYSDTDIAQAAQDLRAQADPEADAGDLATRYPKAQIRDFDGDPKRVTEMDALVAYLQMLGTLVDVNSAAAQEELTKGDKGR, encoded by the coding sequence ATGAGCAAGAACGCCGCCCATTCCGATGTCTTCGAGAGCCACAAGAAGCTCGAGAAGAACGTCACCCTCCTCGCCGCCGCGACCCTTGCGGTCGTCGCGGTCGGGGGGATCGTCGAGATCGCCCCGCTCTTCTGGATCGACAACACGATCGAGAAGGTCGAGGGGATGCGCCCCTACACCCCGCTCGAACAGGCGGGCCGCGACATCTACATCCGCGAAGGCTGCTACACCTGCCACAGCCAGATGATCCGGCCCTTCAGGGACGAAGTCGAACGCTACGGCCACTACAGCCTCGCCGCGGAATCGATGTACGACCACCCCTTCCAGTGGGGCTCCAAGCGCACCGGGCCCGACCTCGCGCGGGTCGGCGGGCGCTATTCGGACGAATGGCACGTCCAGCACCTCAAGGCCCCGCGCTCCGTGGTGCCCGAGAGCATCATGCCGAGCTACGCCTTCCTCGCCGAGACCGAGCTGAAGGTCGCCGACCCCGCCGCCAACCTCAAGGCGCTGCGCGGCGTGGGCGTGCCCTACTCCGACACCGACATCGCGCAGGCGGCGCAGGACCTGAGGGCCCAGGCCGATCCCGAGGCGGACGCGGGCGATCTCGCCACCCGCTACCCCAAGGCGCAGATCCGCGACTTCGACGGCGACCCCAAGCGCGTCACCGAGATGGATGCGCTCGTCGCCTACCTCCAGATGCTCGGCACGCTGGTCGACGTGAACAGCGCCGCCGCGCAGGAGGAACTGACCAAGGGGGACAAGGGTCGATGA
- the ccoN gene encoding cytochrome-c oxidase, cbb3-type subunit I produces METVVKRLGVWALVLLASIAGLALTADSGFAIHLGIVALVAVILIIATATSYDPLARAQSIFRMPPGPSRYDDDVIRWGVIATMFWGIAGLLAGVFIAAQMAFPWLNIEPWLNFGRVRPLHTSAVIFAFGGNALLATSFYVVQRTCRTTLALPGVARFVFWGYQLFIVLAATGYLFGISQGKEYAEPEWYVDLWLTIVWLAYLAVFVGTILRRHEPHIYVANWFYIAFIVTIAMLHVVNNLALPVSLLGAKSYSAFAGVQDALTQWWYGHNAVGFFLTAGFLAMMYYFVPKQAGRPVYSYRLSIIHFWSLIFLYIWAGPHHLHYTALPDWAQTLGMVFSVMLWMPSWGGMINGLMTLNGAWDKVRTDPIIRMMVLALAFYGMSTFEGPLMSIKAVNSLSHYTDWTIGHVHSGALGWNGMITFACVYYLAPRLWNRERLYSLRMINWHFWLATLGIVFYASSMWVAGITQGLMWREYGADGYLVNSFVDTVAALHPMYILRAVGGLMYLTGAGIMAWNIAMTIAGHLREEAPLGDTPHDEAADRPILPQPQAEPAE; encoded by the coding sequence ATGGAAACAGTCGTTAAGCGGCTGGGAGTGTGGGCGCTTGTCCTGCTCGCCAGCATCGCCGGGCTTGCGCTTACCGCGGACAGCGGATTTGCCATCCACCTCGGCATCGTCGCGCTGGTCGCGGTGATCCTCATCATCGCCACGGCGACCAGCTACGACCCGCTGGCCCGCGCCCAGAGCATCTTCCGGATGCCCCCGGGGCCGAGCCGCTACGACGACGACGTGATCCGCTGGGGCGTGATCGCGACGATGTTCTGGGGCATCGCCGGCCTGCTCGCGGGCGTGTTCATCGCCGCGCAGATGGCCTTCCCCTGGCTCAACATCGAGCCGTGGCTCAATTTCGGCCGGGTGCGCCCGCTGCACACCAGCGCGGTGATCTTCGCCTTCGGGGGCAACGCGCTGCTCGCCACCAGCTTCTACGTCGTCCAGCGCACCTGCCGCACGACGCTGGCGCTGCCCGGCGTCGCGCGCTTCGTGTTCTGGGGCTACCAGCTGTTCATCGTGCTGGCGGCGACCGGCTACCTGTTCGGCATCAGCCAGGGCAAGGAATATGCCGAGCCCGAATGGTATGTCGACCTGTGGCTGACGATCGTGTGGCTCGCCTATCTGGCGGTCTTCGTCGGCACCATCCTGCGCCGGCACGAGCCGCACATCTACGTCGCCAACTGGTTCTACATCGCCTTCATCGTCACCATCGCGATGCTGCACGTGGTCAACAACCTCGCATTGCCGGTGAGCCTGCTGGGCGCCAAGAGCTATTCCGCCTTCGCGGGCGTGCAGGATGCGCTGACCCAGTGGTGGTACGGCCACAACGCGGTCGGCTTCTTCCTGACCGCCGGCTTCCTGGCGATGATGTACTACTTCGTGCCCAAGCAGGCCGGGCGGCCGGTCTATTCCTACCGCCTGTCGATCATCCACTTCTGGTCGCTGATTTTCCTCTACATCTGGGCCGGCCCGCACCACCTCCACTACACCGCGCTGCCCGACTGGGCGCAGACGCTGGGCATGGTGTTCTCGGTGATGCTGTGGATGCCGTCCTGGGGCGGGATGATCAACGGCCTGATGACCCTGAACGGCGCGTGGGACAAGGTGCGCACCGATCCGATCATCCGCATGATGGTCCTCGCGCTCGCCTTCTACGGGATGAGCACCTTCGAGGGGCCGCTCATGTCGATCAAGGCGGTGAACTCGCTGTCGCACTACACCGACTGGACGATCGGCCACGTGCACTCCGGCGCGCTTGGCTGGAACGGGATGATCACCTTCGCCTGCGTCTACTACCTCGCCCCGCGCCTGTGGAACCGCGAGCGGCTCTACTCCTTGCGCATGATCAACTGGCACTTCTGGCTCGCGACGCTGGGGATCGTCTTCTACGCCTCCTCGATGTGGGTGGCGGGGATCACTCAGGGCCTGATGTGGCGCGAATATGGCGCTGACGGGTACCTGGTGAACAGCTTCGTCGACACGGTCGCGGCGCTCCACCCGATGTACATCCTGCGCGCCGTGGGGGGCCTGATGTACCTCACCGGGGCCGGGATCATGGCCTGGAACATCGCCATGACGATCGCCGGCCACCTGCGCGAGGAAGCCCCGCTGGGCGACACCCCGCACGACGAGGCCGCCGACCGCCCGATCCTCCCCCAGCCCCAAGCGGAGCCCGCCGAATAA
- a CDS encoding Crp/Fnr family transcriptional regulator gives MATLSPPPASTPAGPQLAAFRAALPAGTGDGPTAGRLCALGTAAHLARGQELAPDPQEDRLVWIASGSAKLVAAHGGGAPGGQVLAFHFAGDLVSVLRQSDGDFRLVALADCELAIFPADRFLDIAQGDPAVLRSVLSRSLQALHRSRTRMMQMGHKSAAARIADFLVSMAERLTGATSGACDFALPMSRRDIGDSLGLTIETVSRQLTELREAGLVETEGRSKVRLSDIGALAKMAGRTRVQME, from the coding sequence ATGGCGACACTCAGTCCCCCGCCCGCCTCGACGCCTGCCGGCCCGCAGCTGGCCGCCTTCCGCGCCGCGCTGCCGGCCGGAACGGGCGACGGGCCGACCGCAGGCCGGCTCTGCGCGCTGGGCACGGCGGCGCATCTGGCGCGCGGGCAGGAGCTTGCGCCCGACCCGCAAGAGGACCGGCTGGTGTGGATCGCCTCGGGCTCGGCCAAGCTGGTCGCCGCCCATGGCGGCGGCGCGCCGGGCGGACAGGTGCTGGCCTTCCACTTCGCCGGCGATCTCGTCTCGGTGCTGCGCCAGTCGGACGGCGATTTCCGCCTCGTCGCGCTTGCCGATTGCGAGCTTGCGATCTTCCCCGCCGACCGTTTCCTCGACATCGCCCAGGGCGATCCGGCGGTACTGCGCTCGGTCCTGTCGCGCTCGCTCCAGGCGCTGCACCGCTCGCGCACCCGGATGATGCAGATGGGGCACAAGTCCGCTGCCGCGCGGATCGCCGATTTCCTCGTCTCGATGGCCGAACGGCTGACCGGCGCGACCTCGGGGGCCTGCGACTTCGCCTTGCCGATGAGCCGCCGCGACATCGGCGATTCGCTCGGGCTCACGATCGAGACCGTCAGCCGCCAGCTCACCGAGCTGCGCGAGGCGGGCCTGGTCGAGACCGAGGGGCGGTCCAAAGTACGATTGTCGGACATCGGCGCGCTCGCGAAAATGGCCGGGCGCACCCGCGTCCAGATGGAATGA
- a CDS encoding OmpW/AlkL family protein, whose translation MKTILMLGGAALALAATPAMAQADTDRAGDVQIKVLATAVLPDGKITDINVNLPRLPATLQTKANDNVVPTLAIEYFLSNNVSIETIAGTTQHDVDTVAGLPAGAELVSDALLLPATVTAKYHFDLGGVKPYVGAGVAYFMWLKDDPGAATLPLGVTETNLSDEFGVALQAGFDVPVNDKGLGISVDVKRYFIDTTAQWFVGNTLAIETEHKLDPWVISAGISYRF comes from the coding sequence ATGAAGACTATCCTGATGCTTGGCGGTGCCGCACTGGCGCTCGCCGCGACCCCTGCGATGGCGCAGGCGGATACCGACCGGGCCGGTGACGTGCAGATCAAGGTGCTCGCCACCGCGGTGCTGCCCGACGGGAAGATCACCGACATCAACGTCAACCTGCCGCGCCTGCCGGCCACCTTGCAGACCAAGGCCAACGACAATGTCGTGCCGACGCTGGCGATCGAGTATTTCCTGAGCAACAACGTCTCGATCGAGACCATCGCCGGGACCACCCAGCACGATGTCGACACGGTCGCGGGGCTTCCCGCCGGGGCCGAGCTCGTCTCGGATGCGCTGCTGTTGCCCGCGACAGTGACCGCCAAGTATCACTTCGACCTCGGCGGGGTGAAGCCCTATGTCGGGGCGGGGGTCGCCTATTTCATGTGGCTCAAGGACGATCCGGGCGCCGCTACCCTGCCGCTGGGCGTGACCGAGACCAACCTCTCGGACGAATTCGGCGTGGCGCTGCAGGCCGGCTTCGACGTGCCGGTGAACGACAAGGGCCTCGGCATCAGCGTCGACGTGAAGCGCTACTTCATCGACACCACCGCGCAGTGGTTCGTCGGCAACACGCTGGCGATCGAGACCGAGCACAAGCTCGACCCCTGGGTGATCAGCGCCGGTATCAGCTACCGCTTCTGA
- the acs gene encoding acetate--CoA ligase produces MIYAVERPKAHTPTHCTPEQYDALYRASVETPDAFWLEQAKRLDWVKAPTVGGDWAYDPVAIRWFEDGTLNLCHNAVDRHLPHHADRVALIFEPDDPATESRTLTYGELHREVLRMANALKALGVSRGDRVTLYLPMILEGVVAMLACARLGAVHSVVFGGFSPEALAGRIEDCGSRFVVTADEGLRGGKHVPLKANVDAALSLAAHVTDVAGVLVVRHTGGAITMQEGRDHWLDDLASDADVPCEEMGAEDPLFILYTSGSTGKPKGVLHTTGGYGVWTATTFHYIFDYQPGEVFWCTADIGWVTGHSYVVYGPLLNGATAVVFEGVPNYPDHGRFWDVVDKHQVNIIYTAPTAIRALMREGDHHVTSRSRASLRLLGSVGEPINPEAWRWYFDVVGEGRCPVIDTWWQTETGGCMITTLPGAHDMKPGSAGLPFFGIRPQLVDNEGAVLEGATEGNLCITHSWPGQARTVYGDHDRFVQTYFSTYAGKYFTGDGCKRDEDGYHWITGRVDDVINVSGHRMGTAEVESALVLHPKVAEAAVVGYPHDLKGQGIYCYVTLNAGEEGTDALLAELKAHVRKEIGPIATPDVIHFTDGLPKTRSGKIMRRILRKIAENEFGSLGDTSTLADPSLVDRLIEGRQNR; encoded by the coding sequence ATGATCTACGCCGTCGAGCGGCCCAAGGCCCACACCCCCACCCACTGCACGCCCGAACAGTACGACGCGCTCTATCGCGCCTCGGTGGAGACGCCCGACGCCTTCTGGCTGGAACAGGCAAAGCGGCTGGACTGGGTCAAGGCGCCGACGGTCGGCGGCGACTGGGCCTATGATCCGGTCGCCATCAGGTGGTTCGAGGACGGCACCCTCAACCTGTGCCACAACGCCGTCGACCGCCACCTGCCACACCATGCCGACCGTGTGGCGCTGATCTTCGAGCCCGACGATCCGGCCACCGAGAGCCGCACCCTGACCTATGGCGAACTCCACCGCGAGGTTCTGCGCATGGCCAATGCGCTCAAGGCCCTCGGGGTGTCGCGGGGCGACCGGGTGACGCTCTACCTGCCGATGATCCTCGAAGGGGTGGTGGCGATGCTCGCCTGCGCTCGGCTCGGCGCGGTGCATTCGGTGGTGTTCGGCGGCTTCTCGCCCGAGGCGCTTGCCGGAAGGATCGAGGACTGCGGCAGCCGCTTCGTCGTCACCGCCGACGAGGGGCTGCGGGGCGGGAAGCACGTGCCCCTCAAGGCCAATGTCGACGCCGCGCTCAGCCTTGCGGCGCACGTGACCGACGTCGCGGGCGTGCTGGTGGTCCGCCACACCGGCGGGGCGATCACGATGCAGGAGGGCCGTGACCACTGGCTCGACGACCTCGCCAGCGATGCCGATGTGCCCTGCGAGGAAATGGGCGCGGAGGACCCGCTGTTCATCCTCTACACCAGCGGATCGACCGGCAAGCCCAAGGGCGTGCTCCACACCACTGGCGGCTACGGCGTGTGGACCGCGACCACCTTCCACTACATCTTCGACTACCAGCCCGGCGAGGTGTTCTGGTGCACCGCCGATATCGGCTGGGTGACGGGTCATAGCTATGTCGTCTACGGGCCGTTGCTCAATGGTGCGACGGCGGTTGTCTTCGAAGGGGTGCCCAATTACCCCGATCACGGGCGCTTCTGGGACGTGGTGGACAAGCACCAGGTCAACATCATCTACACCGCCCCCACCGCCATCCGCGCCCTGATGCGCGAGGGCGATCACCACGTCACGAGCCGCTCGCGCGCCTCGCTGCGCCTGCTCGGGAGCGTCGGCGAGCCGATCAACCCGGAAGCCTGGCGCTGGTATTTCGACGTCGTGGGCGAGGGCCGCTGCCCCGTCATCGACACCTGGTGGCAGACCGAGACCGGCGGCTGCATGATCACCACGCTCCCCGGCGCGCACGACATGAAGCCGGGCAGCGCGGGGCTGCCCTTCTTCGGCATCCGCCCGCAACTCGTTGATAACGAAGGCGCGGTGCTCGAAGGCGCGACCGAGGGGAACCTGTGCATCACGCACAGCTGGCCGGGGCAGGCGCGCACCGTCTACGGCGATCACGACCGCTTCGTGCAGACCTATTTCAGCACCTATGCCGGCAAGTATTTCACCGGTGACGGGTGCAAGCGCGACGAGGACGGCTATCACTGGATCACCGGTCGGGTCGACGACGTTATCAACGTCTCGGGCCACCGCATGGGCACCGCCGAGGTCGAGAGCGCGCTGGTGCTCCACCCCAAGGTGGCCGAGGCGGCGGTGGTCGGCTATCCGCACGATCTCAAGGGGCAGGGCATCTACTGCTACGTCACCCTCAACGCCGGCGAGGAGGGCACCGACGCCCTGCTCGCCGAGTTGAAGGCGCACGTGCGCAAGGAAATCGGCCCGATCGCAACGCCCGACGTGATCCACTTCACCGACGGCCTGCCCAAGACCCGTTCGGGCAAGATCATGCGCCGCATCCTGAGGAAGATCGCCGAGAACGAGTTCGGCTCGCTCGGCGACACCTCGACGCTCGCCGATCCCTCGCTGGTCGACCGCCTGATCGAGGGACGGCAGAACCGCTAG
- a CDS encoding MFS transporter: MVRPRHLRGRQTIATSRHGSADALPKHHAATATEKRVILASSLGTVFEWYDFYLYGLLATIISAQFFSGVNETTGFIFALAAFAAGFAVRPFGALVFGRLGDLVGRKYTFLVTMGLMGAATFTVGLLPSYASIGVAAPVMLVGLRLVQGLALGGEYGGAATYVAEHAPEGRRGLYTSFIQTTATLGLFAALLVVIGTRTLIGEEAFADWGWRVPFLISALLLGVSLWIRMQLQESPVFRKMKEEGTASKAPISEAFGNWKNGRVALVALLGAVAGQAVVWYTGQFYALFFLEKMLMVDGASANILIAVALALGTPFFIFFGWLSDRIGRKPIILAGCALAALSYFPAFHLLTEAANPALARAQRAAPVSVVVNDADCSVQFDPVGRNRFDARSCDIAKAFLAKSGVSYTRIEAPAGSIAEIRIGSRTFTAPDPAMVTGEDRKAAITAFQDEVKAALVAAGYPEKADPEAIDTPLVIAVLTWLVLLVTMVYGPIAALLVELFPTRIRYTAMSLPYHIGNGWFGGFLPTTAFAIVAATGDIYSGLWYPIIVCALTVAVGLVLLPETFRRNIDQ; the protein is encoded by the coding sequence ATGGTGCGCCCGAGGCACCTGCGCGGGAGACAGACCATAGCGACCTCGAGGCACGGCAGCGCGGACGCCCTGCCCAAACACCATGCCGCCACCGCGACCGAGAAGCGCGTGATCCTCGCCTCGTCGCTGGGCACGGTGTTCGAGTGGTACGATTTCTACCTCTACGGCCTGCTCGCCACGATCATCTCGGCGCAGTTCTTCTCGGGAGTGAACGAGACCACCGGCTTCATCTTCGCGCTCGCGGCCTTCGCGGCGGGCTTCGCGGTCCGGCCCTTCGGCGCATTGGTTTTCGGGCGGCTGGGCGATCTGGTCGGGCGCAAATACACCTTTCTGGTGACGATGGGCCTGATGGGCGCGGCGACCTTCACCGTCGGCCTGCTGCCTTCCTATGCCAGCATCGGCGTGGCGGCGCCGGTCATGCTGGTGGGCCTGCGACTCGTGCAGGGGCTGGCGCTGGGGGGCGAATACGGGGGCGCGGCGACCTATGTCGCCGAGCACGCGCCTGAGGGGCGGCGCGGGCTCTACACCAGCTTCATCCAGACCACCGCGACGCTCGGCCTCTTCGCGGCACTGCTGGTGGTGATCGGCACGCGCACCCTGATCGGCGAGGAGGCCTTCGCGGACTGGGGCTGGCGCGTGCCCTTCCTGATCTCCGCGCTCCTGCTCGGGGTCTCGCTGTGGATCCGGATGCAGCTTCAGGAAAGCCCGGTCTTCCGGAAGATGAAGGAGGAAGGCACCGCGTCGAAAGCCCCGATTTCCGAGGCTTTCGGCAACTGGAAGAACGGCAGGGTGGCGCTGGTTGCGCTGCTTGGCGCGGTCGCCGGGCAGGCGGTGGTGTGGTACACGGGGCAGTTCTACGCGCTGTTCTTCCTCGAGAAGATGCTGATGGTCGACGGCGCGAGCGCCAACATCCTGATCGCGGTGGCGCTCGCGCTGGGCACGCCCTTCTTCATATTCTTCGGCTGGCTGTCGGACCGGATCGGGAGAAAGCCGATCATCCTCGCCGGCTGCGCGCTGGCCGCGCTGAGCTATTTCCCCGCCTTCCACCTCCTGACCGAGGCGGCCAACCCCGCGCTGGCGCGGGCGCAGCGGGCGGCGCCGGTGAGCGTGGTCGTGAACGATGCGGACTGCTCGGTGCAGTTCGATCCCGTCGGCCGCAACCGCTTCGACGCGCGCAGCTGCGACATCGCCAAGGCCTTTCTGGCCAAGAGCGGGGTAAGCTACACGCGGATCGAGGCACCCGCAGGCAGCATCGCCGAAATCCGGATCGGCAGCCGGACCTTCACCGCCCCCGATCCGGCGATGGTCACGGGCGAGGACCGCAAGGCCGCGATCACCGCCTTCCAGGACGAGGTGAAGGCGGCGCTCGTCGCAGCGGGCTACCCTGAAAAGGCCGATCCCGAGGCGATCGATACGCCGCTGGTGATCGCGGTGCTGACCTGGCTCGTGCTGCTGGTGACGATGGTCTACGGCCCCATCGCCGCGCTGCTGGTGGAGCTGTTCCCGACCCGCATCCGCTACACCGCGATGAGCCTGCCCTATCACATCGGCAACGGCTGGTTCGGCGGCTTCCTGCCGACCACCGCCTTCGCCATCGTCGCCGCGACGGGGGACATCTATTCGGGCCTGTGGTACCCGATCATCGTCTGCGCCCTGACCGTGGCGGTCGGCCTCGTGCTGCTGCCCGAGACCTTCCGCCGCAACATCGACCAGTAG
- a CDS encoding META domain-containing protein — protein MHRAIVAIVAATATLSLGGCVTIPDTHPLAGTEWELTTIDTAGSTTTLTPTLQRRHTLAFRDGGELAAQLDCNRGRGTWTAGMPANGAGSIDISPIASTRMLCPSPSFGDQLGAGLAQATRFTITLDGRQLVIETPELRFTFAAAE, from the coding sequence ATGCATCGCGCCATCGTCGCCATCGTCGCCGCCACCGCAACGCTGTCCTTGGGAGGCTGCGTGACCATCCCCGACACCCACCCGCTTGCCGGCACCGAATGGGAGCTGACCACGATCGACACTGCGGGCAGCACCACCACCCTCACCCCGACGCTGCAACGCCGCCACACGCTGGCCTTCCGCGACGGCGGCGAACTGGCGGCGCAGCTCGACTGCAACCGCGGCCGCGGCACCTGGACGGCGGGCATGCCCGCGAACGGGGCCGGCAGCATCGACATCAGTCCGATCGCCTCGACGCGCATGCTCTGTCCGTCCCCCAGCTTCGGCGATCAGCTCGGCGCGGGACTAGCCCAGGCGACGCGCTTCACCATCACGCTCGATGGACGCCAGCTGGTGATCGAGACGCCCGAGCTGCGCTTCACCTTCGCCGCCGCCGAGTAA